In Rubrivirga marina, the following are encoded in one genomic region:
- a CDS encoding SDR family NAD(P)-dependent oxidoreductase, whose protein sequence is MIDLSGKTALVTGGGRDIGKAICHRLAQAGAAVAINYRSSKDEAEAAAKEITDAGGTAVAVQADVTQPDQVERLVAETCDQLGSSLDILVNNAGGLLERCPITEMSEDLWDRVMDVNFKSVFLVTKAAAAKMNDGGAIVNLSSLAARNGGGGGAVAYAASKGGVLTLTRGLAKELSGRKIRCNAVSPGLIATTFHDTFTPDEARQRTAATTAAGREGEADDVAQAVVFLASDASSYINGESLEINGGLYFT, encoded by the coding sequence GTGATCGACCTCTCTGGAAAGACCGCCCTCGTCACCGGTGGCGGCCGCGACATCGGCAAAGCCATCTGCCACCGCCTGGCCCAGGCCGGCGCCGCCGTCGCCATCAACTACCGCTCCAGCAAGGACGAGGCCGAGGCCGCCGCCAAGGAGATCACCGACGCCGGCGGCACCGCCGTCGCCGTCCAGGCCGACGTGACCCAGCCGGACCAGGTCGAGCGGCTCGTCGCCGAGACGTGCGACCAACTCGGCAGCAGCCTCGACATCCTGGTCAACAACGCCGGCGGGCTCCTCGAGCGCTGCCCGATCACGGAGATGAGCGAGGACCTCTGGGACCGGGTGATGGACGTCAACTTCAAGAGCGTCTTTCTCGTGACCAAGGCCGCCGCGGCCAAGATGAACGACGGCGGCGCGATCGTGAACCTCTCGTCGCTGGCGGCCCGCAACGGCGGCGGCGGCGGGGCCGTGGCCTACGCGGCCTCGAAGGGCGGCGTGCTCACGCTCACCCGCGGGCTCGCCAAGGAGCTCTCGGGCCGGAAGATCCGCTGCAACGCCGTCTCGCCGGGCCTCATCGCCACGACCTTCCACGACACGTTCACCCCCGACGAGGCCCGCCAGCGGACGGCCGCCACGACCGCCGCCGGCCGCGAGGGCGAGGCCGACGACGTGGCCCAGGCCGTCGTCTTCCTCGCCTCCGACGCGTCCTCCTACATCAACGGCGAGTCGCTCGAGATCAACGGCGGCCTCTACTTCACCTGA
- a CDS encoding cupin domain-containing protein: MEPIIQGSGPFIKTDNVEWEVPDPGITRQVLGYDGELMLVRVVFEQGAVGTPHRHPHRQVSYVCKGAFDVTIDGKTTTLREGDSFFVEPDLLHGAVCTEAGELLDVFAPARETFVPEGG; encoded by the coding sequence ATGGAGCCGATCATCCAGGGCTCCGGCCCGTTCATCAAGACCGACAACGTCGAGTGGGAGGTGCCCGACCCGGGCATCACCCGCCAGGTGCTGGGGTACGACGGCGAGCTCATGCTCGTTCGGGTCGTGTTCGAGCAGGGCGCTGTCGGGACGCCGCACCGGCACCCGCACCGCCAGGTGAGCTACGTCTGCAAGGGGGCCTTCGACGTGACCATCGACGGCAAGACGACGACGCTCCGCGAGGGCGACAGCTTCTTCGTCGAGCCCGACCTCCTCCACGGCGCCGTCTGCACCGAGGCCGGCGAGCTCCTCGACGTGTTCGCCCCCGCCCGCGAGACGTTCGTCCCCGAGGGCGGCTGA
- a CDS encoding TRAP transporter substrate-binding protein codes for MRRRLSFAVLALLLAPLLLAGCGDEGDVTVLRVANSLDAESPVQKGLLRFDERLRELSGGTMRMEIYPSGQLGTERATIELLQLGTLDMTKVSSGVMESFVPEMGVFSIPYLFRDRDHLWQTLGGEIGEEILTTAEPYRMLGVAYYDAGFRSFYVNGREVREPDDLAGLKIRVIPSPLFIQTINLLGGNATPLAFSEVYGALQQGIVDGAENSPMSLYGMGHYQQVTHYVLDEHSAPPDILLISTHRWNKMSAQQRAWFRQAAAESVALQRELWLEEEGAALDSVRAAGVEVVEVDKGPFREAVAPIYAELAGTPVGALADRIRALPEAGAPADTTDAP; via the coding sequence ATGCGCCGTCGACTCTCGTTTGCGGTTCTCGCGCTCCTCCTCGCGCCGCTCCTCCTCGCCGGGTGCGGTGACGAGGGCGACGTGACCGTCCTCCGCGTCGCGAACTCGCTCGATGCCGAGTCGCCGGTCCAGAAGGGGCTCCTCCGGTTCGACGAGCGGCTCCGGGAGCTCTCGGGCGGGACGATGCGGATGGAGATCTACCCGAGCGGCCAGCTCGGCACGGAGCGGGCGACGATCGAGCTCCTCCAGCTCGGGACGCTCGACATGACGAAGGTGTCGTCGGGCGTGATGGAGAGCTTCGTGCCCGAGATGGGCGTGTTCAGCATCCCCTACCTGTTCCGGGACCGGGACCACCTGTGGCAGACGCTGGGTGGCGAGATCGGCGAGGAGATCCTCACGACGGCCGAGCCCTACCGGATGCTCGGCGTGGCCTACTACGACGCCGGTTTCCGGAGCTTCTACGTCAACGGCCGCGAGGTCCGCGAGCCCGACGACCTCGCCGGCCTCAAGATCCGCGTCATCCCGAGCCCGCTCTTTATCCAGACCATCAACCTGCTCGGCGGCAACGCGACGCCGCTCGCGTTCTCGGAGGTCTACGGCGCGCTCCAGCAGGGGATCGTCGACGGCGCCGAGAACAGCCCGATGAGCCTCTACGGCATGGGCCACTACCAGCAGGTGACGCACTACGTCCTCGACGAGCACTCGGCCCCGCCCGACATCCTGCTCATCTCGACCCACCGCTGGAACAAGATGAGCGCGCAGCAGCGGGCGTGGTTCCGCCAGGCCGCCGCCGAGTCCGTCGCGCTCCAGCGCGAGCTGTGGCTGGAGGAGGAGGGCGCCGCGCTCGACTCGGTCCGCGCGGCGGGCGTCGAGGTGGTCGAGGTGGACAAGGGCCCGTTCCGCGAGGCGGTCGCCCCGATCTACGCCGAGCTGGCGGGGACGCCTGTCGGCGCCCTCGCCGACCGGATCCGCGCGCTCCCCGAGGCGGGCGCCCCCGCCGACACGACCGACGCCCCATGA
- a CDS encoding heparinase II/III domain-containing protein has translation MRSALLAFLFSLATAVNAQGQYETYTGWAVPTDPVLPVEESHPQLWFGTDDLDALRAKWHDPTYADVRGRVQADINRYRSRSPEATDPGDRSQMAKALAFAWIVDDDIVARVKGYQALLLAYENVPREATSDAFSGEYDEIYRATWLQNFCAAYDWLHGVLSPEDDATIRAALAEETALLADNMVSGVRYAPRPHNHRSKPAYAVGTAALTLSDHPDAAEWLTLALKQLNTTTRYQFSADGVYREGSHYWLYNFVNGIPFLWQYREAGQDLFPAYQPTFEWPVQVRTGRGWMPALEDGFPKPAPTHMVAAAYADAPTALHSAAPLGEILQWNWATTEFFTDNYTGATNDVVWSVDEFLTMDLSIPATAPDASPTQRLESGQVVFRSDWDAGDPGTRRLLFHGVASADNHDHPDLLSYTLDAENTPLAVDAGYGPDGFSDDRRDWYLSAQAHNVVTVNGFPVRDVSTGQNEGPEQTAFLDGAAFDVAEMWAPNNGVRGGATVRRGIAFLDDERFAVYDHVEAGEAASLQVHVHGRGVPARDGQTFTWTAPADAVGEGGRLHASFVADGPLLFDATDGWTSFYFDREEAQQSVVARRNADAATVLHTLSATPASGAAPAVTDRTDGDLVSAELATGTGAWHLATQRDPALRTADRVTTDAPFAAVGRDGDAVTRWGTVRATDLRWDGTPLVEASRPLTLSADLRDPSRQMLAVAPFEGEATVTLQLLPATAIAESVTLDGAALDVETLGDGRVRFTLPEAGTVVVDTDLEVSDEASPETGGLRLGAAPNPSAGAVRLSLDLPAAGPVHVAVYDVLGRRLATLADGPLAAGRHALVWDGRAASGPVAPGLYVAVAEAGDLRSVTRLVRL, from the coding sequence ATGCGCTCCGCGCTCCTCGCGTTTCTGTTCTCGCTGGCGACCGCCGTCAACGCGCAGGGCCAGTACGAGACGTACACCGGCTGGGCCGTCCCCACCGATCCGGTCCTGCCCGTCGAGGAGAGCCACCCCCAGCTGTGGTTCGGGACCGACGACCTCGACGCGCTCCGCGCGAAGTGGCACGACCCGACCTACGCCGACGTCCGCGGGCGTGTCCAGGCGGACATCAACCGGTACCGGAGTCGGAGCCCCGAGGCGACCGACCCCGGCGACCGCTCCCAGATGGCGAAGGCACTCGCGTTCGCCTGGATCGTGGACGACGACATCGTGGCGCGCGTCAAGGGCTACCAGGCCCTCCTCCTCGCCTACGAAAACGTCCCGCGAGAGGCGACATCGGACGCCTTCAGCGGCGAGTACGACGAGATCTACCGCGCGACGTGGCTCCAGAACTTCTGCGCCGCCTACGACTGGCTCCACGGCGTGCTCTCGCCCGAGGACGACGCGACGATCCGCGCCGCGCTCGCCGAAGAGACGGCGCTCCTCGCCGACAACATGGTGAGCGGCGTCCGCTACGCGCCCCGCCCCCACAACCACCGCTCGAAGCCGGCCTACGCCGTCGGCACGGCGGCCCTCACGCTGTCGGACCACCCCGACGCGGCCGAGTGGCTGACCCTCGCGCTCAAGCAGCTCAACACGACGACGCGGTACCAGTTCTCGGCGGACGGCGTCTACCGGGAGGGCTCCCACTACTGGCTCTACAACTTCGTCAACGGGATCCCCTTCCTGTGGCAGTACCGCGAGGCGGGCCAGGACCTGTTTCCGGCCTATCAGCCCACGTTCGAGTGGCCCGTCCAGGTCCGCACCGGGCGCGGGTGGATGCCGGCCCTCGAGGACGGCTTCCCCAAGCCGGCCCCCACGCACATGGTCGCGGCGGCCTACGCCGACGCTCCGACCGCGCTCCACTCGGCGGCCCCGCTCGGCGAGATCCTCCAGTGGAACTGGGCCACGACGGAGTTCTTTACCGACAACTACACCGGGGCAACCAACGACGTGGTCTGGAGCGTCGACGAGTTCCTGACGATGGACCTCTCGATCCCGGCGACGGCCCCAGACGCCTCGCCGACGCAGCGACTCGAGAGCGGGCAGGTCGTCTTCCGAAGCGACTGGGACGCGGGCGACCCGGGGACGCGGCGGCTCCTGTTCCACGGCGTCGCCAGCGCCGACAACCACGACCACCCCGACCTCCTCTCGTACACGCTCGACGCCGAGAACACGCCGCTCGCCGTCGACGCCGGTTACGGCCCGGACGGGTTCTCCGACGACCGCCGCGACTGGTACCTCTCGGCCCAGGCCCACAACGTCGTCACGGTCAACGGCTTCCCCGTCCGCGACGTCAGCACGGGGCAGAACGAGGGGCCGGAGCAGACGGCGTTCCTCGACGGGGCCGCCTTCGACGTGGCCGAGATGTGGGCGCCGAACAACGGCGTGCGGGGGGGGGCGACCGTCCGCCGCGGCATCGCGTTCCTGGACGACGAACGGTTCGCCGTCTACGACCACGTCGAGGCAGGCGAGGCAGCGAGCCTCCAGGTCCACGTCCACGGCCGGGGCGTGCCCGCCCGGGATGGCCAGACGTTTACGTGGACGGCCCCGGCCGACGCGGTGGGGGAGGGGGGGCGCCTCCACGCCTCGTTCGTCGCCGACGGCCCGCTCCTGTTCGACGCGACCGACGGATGGACGAGCTTCTACTTCGACCGCGAGGAGGCCCAGCAGAGCGTCGTCGCGCGCCGGAACGCCGACGCCGCCACGGTCCTCCACACGCTCTCGGCCACGCCCGCCTCGGGCGCCGCGCCGGCCGTGACGGACCGGACGGACGGCGACCTCGTGAGCGCCGAGCTGGCGACCGGCACGGGCGCGTGGCACCTCGCGACGCAGCGCGACCCGGCGCTCCGCACCGCCGACCGCGTGACCACCGACGCCCCGTTCGCCGCCGTCGGCCGCGACGGCGACGCCGTGACGCGGTGGGGCACGGTCCGTGCCACCGACCTCCGGTGGGACGGCACCCCGCTCGTCGAGGCGAGCCGACCGCTCACCCTCTCCGCCGACCTTCGCGACCCGAGCCGCCAGATGCTGGCGGTCGCCCCCTTCGAGGGCGAGGCGACGGTCACGCTCCAACTCCTCCCCGCCACCGCGATCGCCGAGTCGGTCACGCTCGACGGCGCCGCCCTCGACGTCGAAACGCTGGGCGACGGGCGCGTCCGGTTCACGCTGCCCGAGGCCGGCACGGTCGTCGTCGACACGGACCTGGAGGTCTCGGACGAGGCGTCACCCGAGACCGGGGGGCTCCGCCTCGGCGCCGCGCCGAACCCGTCCGCCGGCGCCGTCCGGCTCTCGCTCGACCTCCCCGCCGCCGGGCCCGTTCACGTGGCCGTCTACGACGTGCTCGGCCGCCGCCTCGCCACGCTCGCCGACGGCCCGCTCGCCGCGGGCCGCCACGCGCTCGTCTGGGACGGCCGCGCCGCGTCCGGCCCTGTCGCGCCCGGCCTCTACGTCGCCGTCGCCGAGGCGGGCGATCTCCGGTCGGTCACCCGCCTCGTCCGCCTCTGA
- a CDS encoding heparinase II/III domain-containing protein, with amino-acid sequence MLRLLSLAALLFGGTACAQGTATSAPASGVEAVHPNVFVSADEIAAIRAARGQYALLDATIEADVVMMEAALGEPIETPPPGEAGGYAHERHKQNYREMMAAGLLYQITGERRYADFVRDMLLQYAEMYPALGPHPMSERQVPGKLFHQLLNENVWLVHTIVGYDNVYDALTEAERATIEANVFRPMLEWFTGEGAFSLDRIHNHGTWAAASVGMAGYVLGDRDLVEQALYGTDKSGEAGFLRQLDELFSPDGYYMEGPYYARYAIWPFFYFAEAIARNEPALDIYAYRDGILEKALYATVQTAWPDGTLPALNDGSLYMSVAAPGVVLGTDLVYDRYGNDPTLLGVARFQGQVILNGSGLAVARAYAAAETIPEMTWESVEFRDGADGEGGGLGILRAGTGEGQTVALMKYGVHGLGHGHFDKLGLILWDQGRDVLDDYGFARFVNVEPKYGGRYLPENDTWAKQTLAHNTVVVDGRSQNDGDRREADAMHADRHFFDGDASDGVQAVSAYARGYYPGVDMQRTVLLVEDDAFDHPILIDLFRLAADAEHQYDYPLHYDGVPITASFDLAGHADALRPLGDDAGYQHVWETGRASATGDVQFTWLDGNRYYSVTTAGTAPTEILMGRTGANDPDFNLTSEPLLVLRRRAADHLFASVIEPHGYYSGATESSVQARPRVAAVRVLGSDDAASVVEIEDHAGARWHVFVNNGAPSDGPHTATVGGQAVTWTGNVAVRPVP; translated from the coding sequence GTGCTCCGCCTCCTTTCGCTCGCCGCGCTCCTCTTCGGCGGTACCGCCTGCGCACAGGGGACGGCCACGAGCGCGCCCGCCTCGGGCGTTGAGGCGGTGCACCCGAACGTCTTCGTCTCCGCCGACGAGATCGCGGCGATCCGCGCCGCCCGCGGGCAGTACGCCCTGCTCGACGCCACCATCGAGGCCGATGTCGTCATGATGGAGGCGGCGTTGGGGGAGCCGATCGAGACGCCACCGCCGGGCGAGGCCGGCGGCTACGCCCACGAGCGGCACAAGCAGAACTACCGCGAGATGATGGCGGCCGGGCTGCTCTACCAGATCACCGGAGAGCGCCGCTACGCCGACTTCGTCCGCGACATGCTGCTGCAGTACGCGGAGATGTACCCGGCCCTCGGCCCCCACCCGATGAGCGAGCGCCAGGTGCCGGGCAAGCTGTTCCACCAGCTCCTCAACGAGAACGTCTGGCTCGTCCACACCATCGTCGGCTACGACAACGTCTACGACGCGCTGACCGAGGCGGAGCGGGCGACGATCGAAGCGAACGTGTTCCGGCCCATGCTCGAGTGGTTCACGGGCGAGGGCGCGTTCTCGCTCGACCGGATCCACAACCACGGGACGTGGGCGGCCGCCAGCGTGGGGATGGCCGGCTACGTCCTCGGCGACCGCGACCTCGTGGAGCAGGCGCTCTACGGGACCGACAAGTCCGGCGAGGCGGGCTTCCTCCGCCAACTCGACGAGCTGTTCTCGCCCGACGGCTACTACATGGAGGGGCCGTACTACGCCCGCTACGCCATCTGGCCGTTCTTCTACTTCGCCGAGGCGATCGCGCGGAACGAGCCCGCGCTCGACATCTACGCCTACCGCGACGGGATCCTCGAGAAGGCGCTCTACGCGACGGTCCAGACGGCCTGGCCCGACGGGACGCTTCCGGCGCTCAACGACGGCAGCCTGTACATGTCCGTGGCCGCGCCGGGCGTCGTGCTCGGGACCGACCTCGTCTACGACCGCTACGGCAACGACCCGACGCTCCTGGGCGTGGCCCGCTTCCAAGGCCAGGTGATCCTCAACGGCTCCGGGCTGGCGGTCGCCCGGGCCTACGCCGCCGCCGAGACGATCCCCGAGATGACGTGGGAGAGCGTCGAGTTCCGCGACGGCGCCGACGGCGAAGGCGGCGGCCTCGGCATCCTCCGCGCCGGGACGGGCGAGGGCCAGACGGTCGCGCTCATGAAGTACGGCGTCCACGGCCTCGGCCACGGCCACTTCGACAAGCTGGGGCTCATCCTCTGGGACCAGGGCCGCGACGTCCTCGACGACTACGGCTTCGCCCGCTTCGTCAACGTCGAGCCGAAGTACGGCGGGCGCTACCTCCCGGAGAACGACACGTGGGCCAAGCAGACGCTCGCCCACAACACGGTCGTGGTCGACGGCCGGAGCCAGAACGACGGCGACCGGCGCGAGGCGGACGCCATGCACGCCGATCGCCACTTTTTCGACGGCGACGCGAGCGATGGCGTCCAGGCCGTGAGCGCGTATGCGCGCGGCTACTACCCCGGCGTCGACATGCAGCGGACCGTGCTCCTCGTCGAGGACGACGCCTTCGACCACCCGATCCTGATCGACCTCTTCCGCCTCGCCGCCGACGCCGAGCACCAGTACGACTACCCGCTCCACTACGACGGCGTCCCGATCACGGCCAGCTTCGACCTCGCGGGCCACGCCGACGCGCTCCGACCGCTCGGCGACGACGCCGGCTACCAGCACGTCTGGGAGACCGGCCGCGCGAGCGCGACCGGCGACGTCCAGTTTACCTGGCTCGACGGCAACCGCTACTACTCGGTGACGACGGCCGGGACGGCGCCGACCGAGATCTTGATGGGCCGGACGGGCGCGAACGACCCCGACTTCAACCTGACGAGCGAGCCGCTCCTCGTCTTGCGCCGCCGGGCCGCCGACCACCTGTTCGCGAGCGTGATCGAGCCCCACGGCTACTACAGCGGGGCGACCGAGAGCTCGGTCCAGGCCCGCCCCCGCGTCGCCGCCGTCCGCGTGCTCGGCTCCGACGACGCCGCGAGCGTGGTCGAGATCGAGGACCACGCTGGCGCGCGGTGGCACGTCTTCGTCAACAACGGCGCGCCCTCCGACGGCCCGCATACGGCCACGGTCGGCGGGCAGGCCGTCACCTGGACCGGCAACGTCGCCGTCCGCCCCGTCCCCTAG
- a CDS encoding TRAP transporter small permease encodes MTDAPARSFTSALDRLLGAALIALTVVMVVTVTWQVATRYLLNSPSSYTEELATYLLLWISLLGAAYALRQRAHLGIDVVTARLGLEGRRRARVASYAVIAAFALVVFVVGGGILVSVTFELGQRSAAFQVPVGYVYLVLPLSGLLMAYYAVVGAVETLRRTAPPDDASGASEPPETVRFVD; translated from the coding sequence ATGACCGACGCCCCCGCGCGCAGCTTCACCTCGGCCCTCGACCGCCTGCTCGGGGCCGCCCTCATCGCGCTGACCGTCGTGATGGTCGTGACCGTGACGTGGCAGGTCGCGACGCGCTACCTCCTCAACAGCCCGAGCTCGTACACGGAGGAGCTCGCGACGTACCTCCTCCTGTGGATCTCGCTCCTGGGGGCGGCCTACGCGCTCCGCCAGCGGGCGCACCTCGGCATCGACGTGGTGACGGCGCGGCTGGGGCTGGAGGGGCGCCGCCGGGCCCGCGTGGCGAGCTACGCCGTGATCGCCGCGTTCGCGCTCGTCGTGTTCGTCGTGGGCGGGGGGATCCTGGTGTCGGTCACGTTCGAGCTGGGCCAGCGGTCGGCCGCCTTCCAGGTGCCGGTCGGGTACGTCTACCTCGTGCTCCCGCTCTCGGGCCTGCTGATGGCGTACTACGCGGTGGTGGGGGCGGTCGAGACGCTCCGTCGCACGGCCCCGCCCGACGACGCCTCGGGCGCCTCGGAGCCGCCCGAGACCGTCCGCTTCGTCGACTAA